The nucleotide window CAACCTCGTTAGCTGCGCTTACATCTGGAAGAAACAGTATTGGCATAGAGATCGATCCTGAACTGAAACATGTCATTCTCGGCTCATTCAATGAAACTTGCCTGACAGAATTCAACAATGTTGTACGGAAGCGTATTCTTGACCATCTGCGGTTCGTTTCAGAACGCACCGAGCAAAAAGGCCAAGATGCGTTCAAACATCATAATGCGAACTATGACTTTCCTGTTGTGACCAAGCAGGAAACTGACATCCTGATCAATTACATCGATTCCATAAAAAGGGAAAAAGAGGTTGTCTCAGCCACTTATCTCACAAAACCCGTACTGGACGTGATGAGCAAAGACAGTCTTTTTTCTACTATTTAGGCCAGTTGTTGCCGTTAAGTCGAGATTGATTTCTTCTCTGCCAACCTCTTTGTAATGCAGCAATGCGATTTTGAATGCCCTGAATTCTACGTTGTAGAGATTGAACAACTTCGTTCAATTCATTCTGATTATCTATCAAAAAATACCCTTGACTGTTACTTCCAATAGGATAATCGTGATTCAATATGCAATCAGCAATCAACGCACGAGTAGGTTCGTTTGTATTGCCATGAGACATGTGAAGATTGTTTTCAATGAATTGTTCCCGTTTGCGAATTACCCCTACCGTCTTGTAAGAAATTCGCTAATTGTTGAGGTGTTGCCATTTTTAAAGTGTTTATGATTTTTCTAATCAAAAATCATAATAAATGACCAAACCATCTTTCTTCTTCTCATAGAAGACCATCTGTACAGCTATCTCCTCCACCAAATTCCCCTTTGACTGATAGCTCAGAGGTTTGATGCTCACAGGCACGTAGCCTATGTAACCATCAATTCCTTGGCTTTCCTCGCTTGGATTTGCGAGACGGTAGTTTTCACCTTTCGCCTCGGCTATCTTCTTCAGAATTGCTTCTTGAAACCTTAAACCCACAAAGGTCTTGTTCACAACAAGATCTTCAACCCATCGCTCGATCATCCCCCGATCAATCAATAATATGGACTTCTGAAAGTTCTTGACCATATCATAAATCCTGTCGGTCGCATTCTGAATAGCATCTGGGTTTCGTTCCTTGTACCAAACTTCCCAACTCTTGATGTCGTTCCCAGTAAACTCCTGAATCAGTTCACTCATCTGACCAACGACCTTTGGCCTCGTTCCCTGAGCGTTGGAATTCGCCAAATTCATCAATTGAGTGGTGTACTTTGGGAACGCAATAGTTTCGCCAACCACCAACTCATGAATCTCGTCATTCTTGATTTTCAGTTTTTTCATAGTCCCTCAAAAAGTTGTTCCAACCGTAATTCCAACCCACTGGCGATCTTCTCAATGTTCAACAGCGAGACATTCCTTTTACCAAGCTCAATACCAGCAATATAGGTTCGGTCAAGTTCACAGATGGCCGCAAACTTCTCCTGACTGAGACCTTTCGTCTTTCTCAGCACACGTATTCGTTCACCTAATTTTATGCGAATGTCCATCTGCTAAAATTGACTGAATGCAGTCAATGATACAACGGACTATAAGTAACAATTAGCCAGTAACTAACACAAGATCATCAGCCTCCACAAGTGTTCCTTCTTCAAGCACTGTTCGTTTAACAGTGGTGTTCTCCGAAGCCGTAACGGTGGTTTCCATTTTCATAGCCTCGATGATGAACAGCGGCTGGTTCTTCTTCACCTTGGTGCCTTTCTTCACCAAGACTTTGCTCAGCAGACCTTGCAACGGAGCTCCGATCTGATTCGGGTCGTTCTTATCAGCCTTCTCATTCTCTACTTTTTGAATGTTCAGGCTCTTATCGAGCACTTCAATGTTGCGGGTCATGCCGTTCACCCGGAAAAATAGCGTGCGCATTCCGTTATCATCAGCAGGTCCGATGGAGAGCAGTTCGATGATGATGTTCTTGCCCTCGCCTATCTCCACCAACGTTTCCTCGCGCAGCTTCATACCGAAGAAGAAGTTGCCCGTTGGCACTTTCGAGATGTCTCCGTACTCTTTTTTCTTGGCGTAATAATCTTCAAACACCTTCGGGTACATGAGGTACGAGAGGTAATCGGTCATTTTCAGCGAAGCATCGAATTTCTTCTTGAACTCGGCAAATCCCTTTTCGAAATCAATCGGCTCCAAGTGGCTGTTCGGACGATCGGTAAACGGTTCTTTGTCTTTGAGGATGATCTTCTGCAACTCCTTCGGGAAACCGCCATGTGGCTGACCAAGACGCCCCATGAAGAAATCGACCACACTCTCCGGGAACGAAATGGTATCGCCCTTTTCCATCACGTCTTCTATGGTAAAACCGTTGGAAACGAGGTACAGCGCCATATCGCCAACAACCTTTGAAGATGGCGTTACCTTGATCACGTCTCCAAACAGATCATTCACCTTGGCATACATCAATTTGATGTCCTCAAACTTCTCGGCAAGTCCAAGTGCCGTGGCCTGTGGCTTCAAGTTAGAATACTGCCCACCTGGAATTTCGTGTTCGAACACACTGGCAGTGCTGGCCTTCAATCCACTTTCAAACGGATAGTAATGGTCGCGCACGCGGTCGAAATAATTAGAGAATTCATTCAACCTATGAATGTCAACCTTTTGTTCCCGCTCATGGAAACGCATCATTTCCACCACCGAATTGAAATTGGGTTGCGAGGTTAGCCCAGAAACTGAACCAAGCGCCACATCCACCACGTCAACACCCGCTTCAATTGCCTTTAAATACGTTGCTGGCTGAAGTGATGATGTATCGTGCGTATGCAGATGGATCGGAATTTTCACCGTGTCCTTCAAAGCGGTCACCAACTCGGTTGCCGCATACGGTTTCAGCAATCCGGCCATGTCTTTAATGGCCAGAATGTGTGCGCCTGCGTTCTCAATATCCTTGGCGAGTTGCAGGTAGTAGTTGAGGTTGTATTTGCTACGCTGCGGATCGAGAATATCGCCCGTATAGCACATGGCACCTTCGGCAATTCCTTCGGTGCGCGAACGCACATATTCGATGCACGGGCCGATGCCCTTCATCCAGTTCAGACTGTCGAATATGCGGAAGATGTCCACGCCTGTTTCCCACGATTTTTCCACGAACTTCTCGACCATATTGTCGGGATATGCCTTGTATCCAACTCCGTTCGAACCACGGATAAGCATTTGCAACAGCACATTGGGAATGGCCTTTCTGAGTTCAGCCAAGCGCTCCCACGGATCTTCGTGCAAGAAGCGCAGTGCTACATCGAACGTGGCTCCGCCCCAAACCTCAAAACTGAATATCTCTGGGTGATTTTTCGCATAACTCTCGGCCACTCGCAGCATATCGAACGTACGCATCCGCGTAGCGAACAACGATTGATGCGCATCGCGGAAAGTGGTATCCGTGTAATGGATGGACTTTTCCTTGCGAAGCCATTCGGCAAAACGTTCCGCACCGAGTTCGTTCAGCAGATCTTTGGTTCCCTTTGGGTAGGCCGAAAACCGTTCGTACTCAGGAACCACAGGTTTAAGTAAAACCTTGTTCTCATCAACAAATTTCACATCGGGATTTCCGTTCACCGAAATTTCACCCAAGAACTTGACAATCCGTGTGGCGCGGTCCCTTGGCACCACAAACTTGAACAGTTCTGGGTGCTCTTTGATGAAGTTGACCGTGGCCTCTCCCCGCTTGAAAACATCGTGGTTGACAATATTCTCCACAAAACGGATGTTGGTCTTTACGCCTCGAATTCGGTATTCCTGCAAGCAGCGCGTCATCTTCCGTGCCGCACCATCCAGCGTTCGCGAATGCGAACAGACCTTTACCAACAACGAGTCGAAAAACGGGCTGATGCGCACGCCAGAATACACGCTTCCCGGATCGAGTCGAATACCAAAACCTTCGGCTGGTCGGTACGTGATCAACGTTCCGTGATCGGGTTTGAAATCGTTCTCAGGGTCTTCGGCCGTAATACGACATTGAATCGCGAAACCGTTCACACTGATGGCTGTCTGGTCGGGAATGGCAATCTCATCCTCGTAGAGTTTGAAACCCATCGCAATGCGGATCTGGAGCTTCACGATATCAATACCCGTGACCATTTCCGTAACGGTATGCTCCACCTGAATACGTGGATTCACCTCAATGAAGAAAATCTCGCCATTCGGGTCAACCAGAAATTCAACCGTTCCTACATTATTGTACTTGACCGCTTTGGCGATCTTGATGGCGTAATCGAACAGCCGTTTGCGCACGTCCTGCCCCAAGCCCATGGCGGGTGCCACTTCCACTACTTTCTGAAACCTGCGCTGAACGGAACAATCTCGTTCGTGCAAGTGTATCGTGTTGCCTTCATTATCAGCCACGATCTGCACTTCAATGTGCTTCGGGTTCTCAATGAACTTCTCCAAGAAAACCGTGTCGTCACCAAAGGCTCTTCCAGCCTCACGCTTGGCCTCATTGAAGGCATTTTCCAATTCCTCCGCTTCGCGAATGACACGCATACCACGTCCACCGCCACCCGAAGCGGCCTTCAGCATCACAGGAAATCCGATACGTTTCGCCTCGGCTAAAGCCGTTTTCACATCGGTCAGCGTTTTCTCGCTGCTTTCAATGATCGGTACTTCGCAGCGCTTGGCCACTTCTTTGGCCGCAACTTTATCGCCCAATTGGGCCATCACCTCAGGTTCAGGACCAATGAAGATGATGCCATTCTCGCGGCACTTGCGGGCAAATTCCTCGTTCTCAGAAAGGAAACCGTAGCCAGGATGAATGGCATCCACATTCTTCTCCAACGCCAGGTTGATGATCTCGTCAATGTCGAGATACGGTTTCAGTGGCTCGTTGTCCTTACCGAGCTGATAGCTCTCATCTGCCTTATAGCGGTGCAGCGAATAGCGGTCTTCGAACGTGTAAACGGCCACCGTGCGCAGCTTCAATTCTACACAGGCGCGCAGAATGCGGATGGCAATCTCGCCACGATTGGCAACAAGTACTTTTCTGATCTTCATCTGAATTGCTTAGACTGCCGAAAATAGTCAATGAAGCCTATTCCGTTTGGAACACTGGCGGCAAGCAATTCACAAGTTGTCAAACGCTATCCAAAACCGGCCATCAACCGCTTTTCGCTCGGATTTGGCGCATCCAGAATTTCGTTTCGGAGAATGGTACTTACGATCTCCTCAGCATTGTCGGGATAGTTGACGCGGATGGGCTTCTCCTCCATCAGCCAATCGGCAATCTGCGGAAGCCATTTCTTCTTGAGAGACTTGATTACGGGAATTCCCATTTGGTTCAATGCCAATGCATTGCATTGCTGCTCGAACTGCTTTTTCATTGGAACCACACACAATTTCTTCCCGAGGAAAAGTGCTTCTGTTGTTGCTCCAAAACCAGCCGCACAGAGCAATCCAGCGCAGCTTGAAAGGCTTTCGAGGTACTGCGAATTGTCGATCGGGCGAAGCCAAACATTCTCATCAATGAACGCTTCGTTGCTATGCTTGGAAAACACCTGCCAGTCCACTTCGGGGAATTTCTTCAACGCTTTGACGATGCGCTCATCGCTGTGCGCTGGCAGGTAAACCAGATAATGTCCGTTATTCGAAACATTCAGGTCGCGTACTTCCTTTCGGACAATGGGCGTGAAAATGCTTGGATTGTATCGCTGAAAGTGAAATCCATAAGCCTGAGAAACGGGTGCGTAATGCTTCAGAATGAACTTACCAATAAGGTCATCGCTTTCTGCCACCGGAGCACCTTCGGTGAGAATGGAAGCTTGGTTACTCAGCCCAATAATGCGCTTCTGCGCCAGAAAACACGCCCAAGACGAAACAGGTTCGAAATCGGAAACAACCAGATCGTATGGCGAAACATCCAAAGAATTCACCTCGCGCATGAAACGTCTCACACGATTGTTGTTGTACGTCTTCACAAAATCGACCCCGCCTTTCTGCCCAAAAATAAAGCTGAGACCGTGAAAACGGTAACGCACTTCGAACGGCAGTTTCAGTTCGCACTGATTGCCGCTCAGCAGCACATCCACGTGTCCACGTTTCTGCAAATGCGGAATGATCTCCATCGAACGGCTCAAATGGCCGTTTCCCGTTCCTTGTATGGCGTAAAGTATTCTCATGCACGTTTGAAACTGAATTCCTCAATTAGCCCGAACAGAATCTCCTGACTGGTCTGCTCAATGACCATATCTGGCTGAAGCGTGAAATCCTTCATCATTTCATCCTCTTCATAGCGATAGAGCGACCATTTGCCATCATTGTATTCCAGCGAGGTAAGGTTCTCAATCCAATCGCCACTGTTCATGTACGTGATCTCCCCGTCACCACCTTTGATGGTCTTGATGATCGGTTTATGGATGTGACCACATATAACGCTGTCGTAACCGTTCGAAATGCCGATCAAAGCCGTTGTGGTCTCGAAATCATTCACGTGCTTCACAGCCGCTTTCACGCTGTCTTTCACCCGTTTTGAAAGCGATATCTTCTCTTTTCCGAATCGTTGTAACCAACGGTTTACCCAGCGATTGAACAGGATCAGCAGATCGTAGCCCTGTCCACCCAATTTGGCGATCCACTTCGAATAGCGCATGCTTACATCGAACACATCGCCATGGAATATCCACGACTGCTTACCGTCCAATTCCAGCACAACCTTGTTGTCGATATGAAGATTTCCAATGGTCTGTCCACAGAATTTTCGCACAAACTCATCATGATTTCCAGGAATGTAATGCACTTCCACTCCCTTCGAAAGCATGTTCGTTATCTCCTTTATCACACGAATGTGATCCTTCGGAAAATAGCTTTTGCTGAACTGCCAGATGTCGATGATATCACCGTTCAGAATCAGCTTCTCTGGACGAATACTCTTGAGATAACGCACCAGTTCTTCGGCATGGCAACCATACGTGCCAAGATGCGTATCGCTGATGATCACGGTTTCTACGGGGCGTCTGTCTTCAAATTTCATGTGGTCGGATTTATTGGTTTGGGCGTGTCATATTTCTTGGCGAAGCGGAACGCAGCACGAATGGCCGCGCACAAAAAAAGGCGCCAATGCGCCTCAAGTCTCTG belongs to Flavobacteriales bacterium and includes:
- a CDS encoding MjaI family restriction endonuclease, whose amino-acid sequence is MKKLKIKNDEIHELVVGETIAFPKYTTQLMNLANSNAQGTRPKVVGQMSELIQEFTGNDIKSWEVWYKERNPDAIQNATDRIYDMVKNFQKSILLIDRGMIERWVEDLVVNKTFVGLRFQEAILKKIAEAKGENYRLANPSEESQGIDGYIGYVPVSIKPLSYQSKGNLVEEIAVQMVFYEKKKDGLVIYYDF
- a CDS encoding helix-turn-helix domain-containing protein, with translation MDIRIKLGERIRVLRKTKGLSQEKFAAICELDRTYIAGIELGKRNVSLLNIEKIASGLELRLEQLFEGL
- a CDS encoding pyruvate carboxylase; the protein is MKIRKVLVANRGEIAIRILRACVELKLRTVAVYTFEDRYSLHRYKADESYQLGKDNEPLKPYLDIDEIINLALEKNVDAIHPGYGFLSENEEFARKCRENGIIFIGPEPEVMAQLGDKVAAKEVAKRCEVPIIESSEKTLTDVKTALAEAKRIGFPVMLKAASGGGGRGMRVIREAEELENAFNEAKREAGRAFGDDTVFLEKFIENPKHIEVQIVADNEGNTIHLHERDCSVQRRFQKVVEVAPAMGLGQDVRKRLFDYAIKIAKAVKYNNVGTVEFLVDPNGEIFFIEVNPRIQVEHTVTEMVTGIDIVKLQIRIAMGFKLYEDEIAIPDQTAISVNGFAIQCRITAEDPENDFKPDHGTLITYRPAEGFGIRLDPGSVYSGVRISPFFDSLLVKVCSHSRTLDGAARKMTRCLQEYRIRGVKTNIRFVENIVNHDVFKRGEATVNFIKEHPELFKFVVPRDRATRIVKFLGEISVNGNPDVKFVDENKVLLKPVVPEYERFSAYPKGTKDLLNELGAERFAEWLRKEKSIHYTDTTFRDAHQSLFATRMRTFDMLRVAESYAKNHPEIFSFEVWGGATFDVALRFLHEDPWERLAELRKAIPNVLLQMLIRGSNGVGYKAYPDNMVEKFVEKSWETGVDIFRIFDSLNWMKGIGPCIEYVRSRTEGIAEGAMCYTGDILDPQRSKYNLNYYLQLAKDIENAGAHILAIKDMAGLLKPYAATELVTALKDTVKIPIHLHTHDTSSLQPATYLKAIEAGVDVVDVALGSVSGLTSQPNFNSVVEMMRFHEREQKVDIHRLNEFSNYFDRVRDHYYPFESGLKASTASVFEHEIPGGQYSNLKPQATALGLAEKFEDIKLMYAKVNDLFGDVIKVTPSSKVVGDMALYLVSNGFTIEDVMEKGDTISFPESVVDFFMGRLGQPHGGFPKELQKIILKDKEPFTDRPNSHLEPIDFEKGFAEFKKKFDASLKMTDYLSYLMYPKVFEDYYAKKKEYGDISKVPTGNFFFGMKLREETLVEIGEGKNIIIELLSIGPADDNGMRTLFFRVNGMTRNIEVLDKSLNIQKVENEKADKNDPNQIGAPLQGLLSKVLVKKGTKVKKNQPLFIIEAMKMETTVTASENTTVKRTVLEEGTLVEADDLVLVTG
- a CDS encoding glycosyl transferase produces the protein MRILYAIQGTGNGHLSRSMEIIPHLQKRGHVDVLLSGNQCELKLPFEVRYRFHGLSFIFGQKGGVDFVKTYNNNRVRRFMREVNSLDVSPYDLVVSDFEPVSSWACFLAQKRIIGLSNQASILTEGAPVAESDDLIGKFILKHYAPVSQAYGFHFQRYNPSIFTPIVRKEVRDLNVSNNGHYLVYLPAHSDERIVKALKKFPEVDWQVFSKHSNEAFIDENVWLRPIDNSQYLESLSSCAGLLCAAGFGATTEALFLGKKLCVVPMKKQFEQQCNALALNQMGIPVIKSLKKKWLPQIADWLMEEKPIRVNYPDNAEEIVSTILRNEILDAPNPSEKRLMAGFG
- a CDS encoding UDP-2,3-diacylglucosamine diphosphatase, encoding MKFEDRRPVETVIISDTHLGTYGCHAEELVRYLKSIRPEKLILNGDIIDIWQFSKSYFPKDHIRVIKEITNMLSKGVEVHYIPGNHDEFVRKFCGQTIGNLHIDNKVVLELDGKQSWIFHGDVFDVSMRYSKWIAKLGGQGYDLLILFNRWVNRWLQRFGKEKISLSKRVKDSVKAAVKHVNDFETTTALIGISNGYDSVICGHIHKPIIKTIKGGDGEITYMNSGDWIENLTSLEYNDGKWSLYRYEEDEMMKDFTLQPDMVIEQTSQEILFGLIEEFSFKRA